GATGCGCTGGGCCAGCGCGACGTCGAGCTCGGTGACTCCGCCGGCGTCGTGCGTGACCAGGTCCACCACCACGCGGTTCCACACGTTGGACCAATCGGGATGGTGGTCGCGCTTCTCGGCCTCGAGCGCGACGCGAGTCATGAACGCGAAGGCGGCGCTGAAGTCGGCGAAGCGGAACTCGCGGTGCAGCTTCCCGTCCGCGAGCGTCCAGCCGGCGAGCCCGCGCAGCGCCTGCTCGAGCTGCTCGGGCGTGAGCTTTGCCGGGCGTGCCATGGCCGGCGAGCCTCCCACTCCGGACCCCGGGCGTCAAACACGGGTAGTTGACCGGGCTGTGCAATTGCTAGCGTCCCGGGCCATGAACGACTCGCGCTCTGCCCGGGCACGCCGTGCGCTCTCGATCCTGCTCGCGATCGCCGGGGCCCACACGGCCTGGGCACTGTTCCAGTGGTACCA
The sequence above is a segment of the Myxococcota bacterium genome. Coding sequences within it:
- a CDS encoding 4a-hydroxytetrahydrobiopterin dehydratase produces the protein MARPAKLTPEQLEQALRGLAGWTLADGKLHREFRFADFSAAFAFMTRVALEAEKRDHHPDWSNVWNRVVVDLVTHDAGGVTELDVALAQRIGELAA